From Deferrisoma camini S3R1, the proteins below share one genomic window:
- the larC gene encoding nickel pincer cofactor biosynthesis protein LarC translates to MKRILYLDAGAGVSGDMFVGALLDAGASLDVVRDHVGSLGVEGLRLEARKVSRRGVTGTKFDVLDPETRAPVDQAPSAHPGHHHGGRHHGHGHHHHPRRGLREILAIIGEAPLPEPVTRDAAGVFRLLAAAEARVHGTSPDEVHFHEVGALDAIADIVAACSAFHQLGVDEAWCSPVHVGCGTVRCAHGVLPVPAPATAEILRGVPVYSDGTRGELTTPTGAALIRYFCKGFGPMPPLEMDRSGRGAGSRDYGILNMLRAVVGVLIEDEVMARVACAG, encoded by the coding sequence ATGAAGCGGATCCTGTACCTGGACGCCGGCGCCGGGGTGAGCGGCGACATGTTCGTGGGGGCGTTGCTCGACGCGGGGGCGAGCCTCGACGTGGTGCGCGACCACGTGGGAAGCCTGGGGGTCGAGGGCCTCCGGCTCGAGGCCCGGAAGGTCTCCCGGCGGGGGGTGACCGGGACCAAGTTCGACGTGCTGGACCCGGAGACCCGCGCCCCGGTGGACCAGGCGCCGTCCGCCCATCCGGGGCACCACCACGGGGGCCGCCACCACGGCCACGGGCATCACCACCACCCTCGGCGGGGGCTCCGGGAGATCCTGGCGATCATCGGGGAGGCCCCCCTGCCGGAGCCGGTGACCCGGGACGCCGCCGGGGTGTTCCGGCTCCTGGCGGCGGCCGAGGCCCGGGTCCACGGAACGAGCCCGGACGAGGTGCACTTCCACGAGGTGGGGGCCCTGGACGCCATCGCGGACATCGTGGCCGCGTGCTCGGCGTTCCACCAGCTCGGCGTGGACGAGGCCTGGTGCTCCCCCGTGCACGTGGGGTGCGGCACCGTGCGGTGCGCCCACGGGGTGCTCCCGGTGCCGGCCCCGGCCACCGCCGAGATCCTGCGGGGCGTGCCGGTGTACTCCGACGGCACCCGTGGGGAGCTCACCACCCCCACGGGTGCCGCTTTGATCCGGTATTTCTGCAAAGGGTTCGGACCGATGCCCCCTTTGGAGATGGATCGGTCGGGTCGGGGCGCTGGGTCTCGTGACTACGGGATCCTTAACATGCTCCGGGCGGTGGTGGGCGTGCTGATAGAGGACGAGGTCATGGCCCGCGTTGCCTGTGCCGGATGA
- the larB gene encoding nickel pincer cofactor biosynthesis protein LarB, translated as MSPERLRRLLESLRRGEVTTEEVVDRVKAMSFEDVGFAKIDHHRRIRNGYPEVVYGEGKTPEQVAEIFSRLARENANVLCTRASRPTADAVRERVPEARYHELCRLVEVRREPGQAVGGVAVAAAGTSDLPVAEEAAISLEVFGSRVERLYDVGVAGIHRLFAHADVLRRVNCVVAVAGMEGALPSVIAGLVDVPVIAVPTSVGYGASFGGITALLAMLNSCASGISVVNIDNGFGAAYQADMINKLVTRGGRKESPS; from the coding sequence ATGAGCCCGGAGCGCCTGCGCCGGCTCCTGGAGAGCCTGCGGCGCGGGGAGGTGACCACCGAGGAGGTGGTCGATCGGGTCAAGGCCATGTCCTTCGAGGACGTGGGGTTCGCCAAGATCGACCACCATCGCCGCATCCGAAACGGGTACCCGGAGGTGGTCTACGGCGAGGGAAAGACCCCGGAGCAGGTGGCCGAGATCTTCTCGCGCCTGGCCAGGGAGAACGCCAACGTGTTGTGCACCCGGGCCAGCCGCCCCACCGCCGATGCGGTGCGCGAGCGGGTTCCCGAGGCACGCTACCACGAGCTGTGCCGGTTGGTGGAGGTGCGGCGGGAACCCGGTCAGGCGGTGGGCGGGGTGGCGGTGGCGGCCGCCGGCACCTCGGACCTGCCCGTGGCCGAGGAGGCGGCGATCTCCCTGGAGGTGTTCGGCAGCCGGGTGGAGCGGCTCTACGACGTGGGGGTTGCGGGGATCCACCGGCTGTTCGCCCACGCTGACGTCCTCCGGCGGGTGAACTGCGTGGTGGCCGTGGCGGGCATGGAGGGGGCGCTGCCGTCGGTGATCGCCGGGCTCGTGGACGTACCCGTGATCGCGGTGCCCACCAGCGTGGGCTACGGCGCGAGCTTCGGAGGGATCACGGCGCTCCTGGCCATGCTCAACTCCTGCGCCTCGGGTATCAGCGTGGTGAACATCGACAACGGGTTCGGGGCCGCCTACCAGGCCGACATGATCAACAAGCTCGTGACCCGTGGAGGTCGGAAGGAGTCGCCATCATGA
- the mftF gene encoding mycofactocin biosynthesis glycosyltransferase MftF (Members of this protein family, MftF, are glycosyltransferases, members of PF00535 (glycosyl transferase family 2). The encoding gene is found as part of the mycofactocin cassette, in Mycobacterium tuberculosis, many other Actinobacteria, and occasional members of other lineages. Mycofactocin itself, a putative redox carrier, is a heavily modified derivative of the C-terminal Val-Tyr dipeptide of the mycofactocin precursor MftA (TIGR03969).) codes for MRYALAPRVKVRPAPEGACLVLERPLRVVRVNRALAELVERCGREPVTPADPGQEQALAALARGGILERVPEVGDPEALPSVSVVIPVRDRAGELARCLRSLARLRYPRDRLEVVVVDDGSRDETPRVAREHGARVVGSGGSGLGPAAARNRGVAAARGEILAFIDSDCTASAGWLADLVGRFADPAVAAVGGRVEGMHVASRLDRYEAAMSSLSLGRRDRSALGGDDTFYLPSCNLLVRRSAFLEAGGFRDGMHVGEDVDLTWRLRDRGWRVEYTPTGWVWHEHRSRLGAFLRRRFEYGTSEAALQALHPRRRKRMALPPALTAALVLLAAAALGAGWAPAAGAAALVGADALRVRTRLARRRVPVGWARVLGARLRALGSLAYYLGAHGVRYYGLPMVLAGILLPAAGALGLAVLAGVGWVEHRTRRPALPYPVFLALYAAESLAYGLGVLWGCKRRGNFSSYRPVLHRHLKMPLG; via the coding sequence GTGAGGTACGCTCTGGCCCCCCGGGTGAAGGTGCGCCCCGCGCCCGAAGGCGCGTGCCTGGTGCTGGAGCGCCCCCTGCGGGTGGTGCGGGTGAACCGGGCCCTGGCGGAGCTGGTGGAGCGGTGCGGCCGGGAGCCGGTGACCCCCGCGGATCCCGGGCAGGAGCAGGCCCTGGCGGCCCTGGCCCGGGGGGGGATCCTGGAGCGGGTCCCGGAGGTCGGAGACCCGGAAGCGCTCCCCTCGGTGAGCGTGGTGATCCCGGTCCGGGACCGTGCCGGCGAGCTCGCCCGGTGCCTGCGCTCCCTGGCGCGCCTGCGCTACCCCCGGGACCGGCTCGAGGTCGTCGTGGTGGACGACGGGAGCCGGGACGAGACCCCCCGCGTGGCCCGGGAGCACGGGGCCCGGGTGGTGGGGTCGGGGGGGAGCGGCCTGGGCCCGGCCGCGGCCCGGAACCGGGGCGTTGCCGCGGCCCGGGGGGAGATCCTGGCCTTCATCGACTCCGACTGCACCGCGTCGGCGGGCTGGCTCGCCGACCTGGTGGGCCGGTTCGCCGACCCGGCCGTGGCCGCGGTGGGGGGACGGGTGGAGGGCATGCACGTGGCCTCGCGCCTCGATCGGTACGAGGCGGCCATGTCGAGCCTGAGCCTCGGGAGGAGAGACCGCTCGGCCCTCGGGGGGGACGACACGTTCTACCTGCCCAGCTGCAACCTGTTGGTGCGCCGCAGCGCGTTCCTGGAGGCAGGGGGGTTTCGGGACGGGATGCACGTGGGGGAGGACGTGGACCTCACCTGGCGTCTCCGGGACCGGGGATGGCGGGTGGAGTACACCCCCACGGGCTGGGTGTGGCACGAGCACCGAAGCCGCCTTGGGGCGTTCCTACGGCGTCGGTTCGAGTACGGCACGTCCGAGGCGGCGCTCCAGGCCCTGCACCCGCGCCGCCGGAAACGCATGGCGCTTCCCCCGGCGCTCACCGCGGCTCTGGTGCTCCTCGCGGCCGCGGCCCTGGGCGCGGGCTGGGCCCCGGCCGCCGGGGCGGCCGCGCTCGTGGGGGCCGACGCCCTGCGGGTCCGAACCCGGCTGGCCCGACGCCGGGTCCCCGTGGGGTGGGCCCGGGTGCTCGGGGCGAGGCTCCGGGCCCTGGGGAGCCTCGCCTACTATCTGGGGGCCCACGGGGTGCGCTACTACGGTCTTCCCATGGTACTCGCCGGGATCCTGCTTCCCGCTGCAGGGGCCTTGGGCCTGGCCGTACTGGCCGGGGTGGGGTGGGTGGAGCACCGCACCCGCAGGCCGGCGCTGCCGTACCCCGTGTTCCTGGCCCTGTACGCGGCCGAGAGCCTGGCCTACGGCCTGGGGGTCCTGTGGGGGTGCAAGAGACGGGGGAACTTCTCGTCCTACCGGCCCGTCCTGCATCGCCATCTGAAAATGCCCCTCGGGTAG
- the larE gene encoding ATP-dependent sacrificial sulfur transferase LarE gives MSTDLGDKRQRLYDILKEMGGVVVGFSGGVDSSYLFAAAVEVLGDRALGVTACSETFPERERREAEALARRLGGRHRLVVSEELDVPGFAENPRNRCYFCKKELFARLWEVAREEGLPQVADGSNVDDRGDYRPGRQAARELGVRSPLDEAGLTKDDIRALSREMGLPTWDKPAFACLSSRFPYGTPITREKVSQVGRAEDALWRLGLRVLRVRHHGDVARIELGPGEFERVVNGLRDEVVRAVKGAGYTYVALDLQGYRTGAMNETLPDLGSGGGP, from the coding sequence ATGAGCACCGATCTTGGGGACAAGAGGCAACGCCTATACGACATCTTGAAAGAGATGGGCGGGGTGGTGGTGGGGTTCTCCGGCGGGGTGGACTCCTCGTACCTATTCGCCGCCGCGGTGGAGGTGCTCGGGGACCGAGCCCTCGGGGTCACGGCCTGCTCCGAGACCTTCCCGGAGCGGGAGCGCCGGGAGGCCGAGGCCCTGGCCCGGCGCCTGGGCGGCCGGCACCGGCTGGTCGTGTCGGAGGAGCTCGACGTGCCGGGCTTTGCGGAGAACCCCAGGAACCGGTGCTACTTCTGCAAGAAGGAGCTCTTCGCCAGGCTCTGGGAGGTGGCCCGGGAGGAGGGGCTTCCCCAGGTGGCCGACGGGTCCAACGTGGACGACCGGGGGGATTACCGGCCGGGCCGCCAGGCGGCCCGGGAGCTCGGGGTCCGAAGCCCCCTGGACGAGGCCGGGCTCACCAAGGACGACATCCGGGCCCTGTCCAGGGAGATGGGGCTGCCCACCTGGGACAAGCCGGCCTTCGCGTGTCTGTCGTCCCGGTTCCCCTACGGAACCCCCATCACCCGGGAGAAGGTCTCCCAGGTGGGCCGGGCCGAGGACGCCCTGTGGCGGCTCGGGCTCCGGGTGCTCCGGGTGCGCCACCACGGGGACGTGGCCCGCATCGAGCTCGGGCCGGGGGAGTTCGAACGGGTCGTGAACGGCCTGCGCGACGAGGTGGTTCGGGCGGTCAAGGGGGCGGGGTACACCTACGTGGCCCTGGACCTCCAGGGCTACCGCACCGGCGCGATGAACGAGACCCTCCCGGACCTCGGCTCCGGGGGCGGCCCATGA